The Gemmatimonas aurantiaca T-27 DNA segment TCGCCATGGTCATTGTCTTGCCCGAACCCGTGACGCCGAGCAGCGTCTGAATCCGGTCGCCACGATGCAGGCCGGAGGAGAGTTCGGTGATCGCTCGCGGCTGGTCGCCAGCGGGGGCGAAGGGAGCATGCAGTCGAAACGGCGCAGTCATTCTTCCAATATAGCACAATGTCGGCATTTATTCGGGATACCAATTGCGACCAGAATCTTCCCGATCCGACTTTAGGCCTATCGCCCGCTGCCGATACTCGGGCCAAGAGCTCCCGCCTCGCAGTCGAAGGCCATTTGCAAGAATGTCACAGTTGATCACCGTTTTGTTACGGCTGGTCGACTTTCAACCGTACGAAGGGGTACGATGCGTGTGATTGTCCGATGGTTCACCCACCTTTCGCTTCGCGGCCAGCTTTGGCGCACACTCGGGCTCGGCATTGCCGCCGGCGCGGGGGCGACGCTGGTCTCGTTGTTCGCATTGAAGGGCGTCGCACGCGATGCCCGAGCCCTGGAATCGCAGGCCATCCTGCCGCTGGCCGCGTCGGGACATCTGCAGGGTGAAGTGCACCGTGTGCGCGCGGCCTATCGCGACCTCGCGTACGACACGACGCTGCGTACCGAAGCACGGGCCGAGCTCACGCGCGCCATCGTACGCGTCGATTCGCTCTACCGCACGGTAGCGGTCACCATGACGGCCTCGGAAGATCGTGCGGTGCTGGATGCCTTCTATCAGCGCTGGTCTGCCGCGCAGCCCTCGCTCGCCTCGATGATGGACCGCGTGGCACAGGGACAACAGACCGAGGCGCTGGCGGTGCTGCACGGGCCGCTCAAGCGAGCCATGCTCTCCGTCGACTCGTCGCTTGCCCGCGTCACCGATCGTCAGGCATATGCCGCGGTTGGGTTGGCGATCGCGGCCGATGCGCAGGTGACGCGCAGTCTCTGGTTGGCCCTGGCCACACTGCTGGTCGGCATCTGTGCCGCATCGATTCTTGCCAGCCTGGTCATCGGGCGCGTGAGCAATTCGTTGGCCCAGGTGCGTGATCGCCTCACCTCGCTGCAGCAGCACTGTATGGCGGGGCTGGAATCGGCCACGTCTGCCCTGGCGGTGGGCAATCTCGATGAACAAGTCGTGGCACGCACTACGCCCGTGGAGATCTCCGGCGGTGATGAGATTGCGGCCGTGGCGAGCGAGCTCAATGCCACGATTGCTCGCGCCCAAGCCGGTATCCAGTCGTATTCGCGAGCGGTGGTGACGATTCGTGCGATGCTGGCCGAGACGGGACGTGTCGTGGGTCGTGCGCGTCTGGGGGATACCGCGGCGCGCGCAGAGAGCGACCGCTTTGCCGGTGCGTTTGCACAACTGCTCACCGACTTCAATCAGGCGCAGGATGCCGCTCGCGAACCGGTCGTTGCCGCACTGGCCGTGTTGGAGCGTGTCGCCGAGCGTGATCTGTCGGTGCGGGTGAAGGGCGAATTCCCCGGTGATCATGCCCGCCTGGCGTCCGCGATCAATATCGCGGTGGTCAACGTCTCCGATGCGTTGTGCAAGGTGGAAGTGGCCGCCGAGCAGATTGCCAGCGCCTCGTATCAGGTCAACGGTGGTGGCCAGGAGATGGCCTACACGATGGCCAACCAGGCCGAGTCGATCGAAGGCATCACGCGCGCCATGCAGGAACAGACCGCCGCGACCGCTCGCACGACGGAGACACTCGGTCAGACGCGTGAGCTGTCGGTGGAGATGCGCGGCCGATTGCACGAGGGCACCAAGTCCATGCGCGAGTTGTCCGAGGCCATGGCCCGCATGCGTGGATCGGCCGAGCGTACGGCGCAGATCGTGAAGACCATCGACGAGATCTCCTTCCAGACCAACCTGCTGGCCCTGAATGCGGCCGTGGAAGCCGCGCGCGCCGGTGATGCTGGCCGTGGGTTCGCCGTGGTGGCGGGCGAAGTGCGGCAGTTGGCCATTCGTGCCGCATCGGCCGCGCGCGAAACTGCAACGCTCATCGAAGAAACCGTGACCACCACGCGCGAAAGCACGATGATCAGTGACCACGTACGGTCGCAGCTTGATGTCATCGACGCCGATGCGGATCGTGTTGCGACTCTGGTACAGGAAGTGGCGGACGATTGCCGCATCCAGCGCGATCAGATTGCCCAGGTCAATGAGGCGGTGGCGCGGGTCAGCGAACAGACGCAGACCGCGGCCGCATCGGCGGAAGAATCAGCGACCGCCGCCGACGAACTCGACGCACAGGCAGCGACCATGCGTGATCTGGTGCGTTGTTTCCTGGTGCAGGATTCGAAGGGGGGGGCACGCACGATGGCCCGTCGTATTCCGCATGAAGCGCCGAATCATCCGGTGCGCGAGCGCCGCGATGTGCCAGCGGTGCGAAAGGCCGCTCCCGCACGTGCGGCAGCGCAGCCACGCCGTCCTCACGCTGCGGTGGGTTGATCCACCGCGTCGATCGCGAACCGCGAATCACACACCGGCGGGCAGCCTCCGGACGACCCACATCGGCGCCGCTCTCTTCTCGAGGGTGGCGCCGATGTGTTTCCCGGTGCAGTCAGTCGTCGGCCGTGATCTTTTCGCGACGGCTGACCACCGCAATCCCCTTCACACGGCGCGCGGCTTTGATGATCCGCTCGAGGTGCGCGAGGTTCTCCACTTCGACCATGGCCGCGCCGGTCACGCGACCGTCGGTGGTCTTGAGTTCGAGGCTCTTGATATCGGTGCCGGTGGCGCTCACGGCGGCCGCGACATCGGCGTAGAGTCCGCGGCGGTCGGTGCCTTCCATCGCGAGGCGCACCACAAATCGCTCCCCCGCCATTTCCTGCCAGTCAATATCGAGGCGCCGTTCAGGTTCGTGCGCCAGTAACAGCAGATTCGGACAATCGCCGCGGTGAATGCTCACGCCGCGGCCACGCGTCACATATCCCACGACGCGGTCACCCGGCACCGGCTGACAACATTGAGAGTACCGCACCAGCAAGCCGTCCGCGCCTTGGATGCGGATCCCCTTGCCCGTACCACGGACCCGATCGACGATCCGCTCGAAGGTGCTGACCTTCTCGGTTTCTGGCGGTGTCGTGTCGAGATCGGGGTGCAGCGCCTTGAGCACCTGCAGCACATGCAGATCGCCCGCGCCCACCGAGGCGATGAGATGCGTGGCGTCCTTGAGCTTGAGCTGCTTCGCGATCGGCTGAAGCTTGTCATCGTCCACCTTGGGCAGCCGGCGGCGACGTAGCTCACGCTCGAGGATCTCCCGTCCAAGGCGCATCGCCGACGAACGCTCTTCGAGGCGCAGCAACTGGCGGATCTTGTGTCGCGCCTTGCCCGTGTGCACATGCGCCAGCCAATCTCGGCTGGGTTTCGCATTCGGATTGGTGAGAATCTCCACCGTTTCCGAATTCTTGAGTTCGCGCGAGAGTGGCGCGATGCGTCCGTTCACTTTGGCGCCGGCGCAGCGCGCGCCGACTTGCGAGTGCACGGCAAAGGCAAAATCCAACGGCGTCGCCCCCTTGGGCAACTGAATCACGTCGCCGGTGGGGGTGAACACAAAGATCTCGTCCTGATACAGGTCGAGCTTGAGGAACTCCAGGAACTCACCGGGCGTTTCCGCATCGAGCTGCAACTCGAGCACCTGCCGGAACCAGGCGAGATGGCGATCGAGTTCGTCGGAGTTCTTGGTGTTTTCCTTGTACAGCCAGTGCGCGGCGATACCGAAGTCCGCCGTGCGATGCATATCGCGTGTGCGAATCTGGATCTCGAACAATTGGCGTCCGGGTCCAAACACGGTGGTGTGCAGCGACTGGTATCCGTTCGACTTGGGCTGCGCGATGTAGTCCTTGATGCGCTCCTGCACCGGCGTCCAGCCGTCGTGAATCACTCCCAGGGCGTGATAACACTCCAGCACGTTGGGCACGATGACACGAATGGCCAGCAAGTCGTAGATGTCCTCGTAGGGACGATCGCGTTGCTGCATCTTCTTGTAGATCGACCACAGGTGCTTCGGTCGACCGGTTACTTCCACATCGGCGATGCCCGCATCGGTGAGGCGCTTCTCGAGCGGCTCGCGCATCTGGGCGATCAGCGCTTCGCGCTCCCCGCGTTTGGCCGCCACGAGCCGGGCCAACGTCTTGTAGGCATCGGGCTCGAGATGCTTGAATGCGAGATCCTCGAGCTCCCAGCGCACCTTCGCCATACCAAACCGATGCGCCAGGGGCGCGTACAGATCGCGCGTCTCCTGGGCGATACGGCGACGTTTTTCGGGCGCCAGCCAATCCAGCGTGCGCATGTTGTGCAGCCGGTCGGCGAGCTTGATCAGGATGACACGCGCATCCTTGGCAATGGACAACAAGAGCTTGCGGTAGTTCTCCACCTGCCGCTCTTCACGCGACGACATCGGCAGATTCGCAATCTTGGTCAACCCATCGACGATCTGCGCAATCTCGCTGCCGAACTCCCGTTCGATGTCCTCGACCGTGATGTCGGTGTCTTCCACGATGTCGTGCAGCAAACCCGAGGTGACGGTCGCCGTGTCGAGCTGCAGATCGGCCAGGATGCGGGCCACTTCGATGCAGTGAGACACGTACGGTTCGCCCGAATGCCTCACCTGTCCGGCATGCGCCGCGTCCGAATACTTGTACGCGCGCACGAGCAGGTCATGGTCGAGCCGATCATAGGCGCCCTCGGCGCCCGGCCCGAACCCAGGAATCATCTCGTGTAGCGCGATCGTCGTCACAACGCCTCTGTTTCCGCTGAAGACCAATGACGCCCGCGCCGTCCAGCGCCGCATCATTACCTGCCGTGTTTTCCACCCGTTCTCCGGAACATACGGGCTGGCAGGGCTTTCCTGCAGATCGTGCCCGCCGGGAGCAGGATGTACCCGATATACACCGTCCGCCCCGTCCCGGGTCGTGCGGCGGTCTCTTCAGAGCAGCCCCGCTTCCGCGAAACTGACGTATCGTCCCCGGCCCACGATGATGTGATCGTGCACCGGGATATCGAGCAGCCGGCCCGCCGCTACCAACTGCTCGGTGACCGCCCGGTCCTCGGCGCTGGGGGTGGGATCCCCGCTGGGGTGGTTGTGCACCAGAATGACGGCCGCGGCCCGTTCGGCAATGGCCTCCCGAAACACCTCGCGCGGGTGCACCAGCGAGGAGTTGAGGAGCCCACGCGTGATCAACACGTCCCGCTCGAGGCGGTGCTGGGCGTCGAGAATGGCGACATGGAATTCCTCCACCGGCGCATCCTGCAGGCGCGGTGCAAAGGCGGCCGCCACATCACGAGGCCCCCGCAGCGGCAACCCGGCTTCACGCGCCTCGCCGGCCATGCGTCGCCCCAGCTCGAGGGCCGCGTGTACCGCCGCGGCTCGCGCCACCCCCACGCCGCGAATGCGGGTGAGCGCCGCCAGGGGCATCGCTGCCAGCCGCCCCAGCGAGCCCCCACACTGCTCGAAGACCACCTGCGCGCAGGCGACGGCCGACGTGCCCTGCTGTCCAGATCCCAGGAGGGTCGCAATCAACTCGGTGGTGCTGAGCGCCTGAGAGCCCAGCGCACGCAAACGTTCGCGCGGCCGTTCACTCGCCGGCAGTTCCTTGATGCGAAGTCCGCCGATCGGCGTGGGTGTGCCTGGGGGCGTGGGCTCGGGCAACGGGTGAGACATGCAAATCTCCGGCGCAGGGGAATCGGTGTGGACTGGGATCGAGAGCGCCCCACTATGCCGGTGTGTCGGACAAATCCACGTACCATGCCATTGCGCCCGACCCCATTTCTTCGCCGTGGCGCCCGAGTGCCCGTCCCTTGTCGCTCTCGGCGCCGAAGCATTTGTTCAGTCATGTCCACTTCGCCTGCCACTACGCACGAATCGTTCGACCCTGCCACCGACGCGGACTGGGACGCGTTACGCGCCCTGGGGCATCGCATGCTCGACGAGTTGCTCGATGCACAACGGGCCCTGCCACATTCCCCCGCGTGGCGACCCCTGCCCGACGCCAAGCGCTCGCTGTTCGATGAGAGCGGTCCACGTACCGGCATGGGTGCCGATGCCGTGTACGAACGATTCCGCACGCATGTGCTGCCCTATGGCAATGGCAACTGGCATCCGCGCTTCTTCGGCTGGGTACAGGGAAACGGCACGCCATTGGCCATGCTGGCCGACATGCTTGCGGCCGGCATGAATCCGCATCTGGCGGGATTCAATCAGGCACCGGCGCTGGTCGAGCAGCAGGTGATCGGATGGTTCGCCGAGTGGATGGGCATGCCCGGTGCGAGTGGTCTGTTTGTCACAGGCGGAACGATGGCCAACGTGCACGGTTTGGCCGCGGCGCGATTCGCGGCGTCTCGTCAGCGCGATCACGATGTTCGGACGTCAGGAGTGCAGACCTGGCCGGGCGAGACGATGCGGGCGCCACTCGTGTTCTACGGATCGTCAGAGACCCATGGCTGGGCCTACAAGGCCGCGGAGTGGCTGGGACTGGGACGGCGCGCATTCCGCCAGGTGCCGGTCACCGAAGACTTCACGGTGCGCATCGATGCACTCGAACAGCTCATCGCCGAAGACCGCGCAGCGGGACTTGAACCATTTGCCATTGTCGGCACGGCGGGCACCGTGAACACGGGGGCTGTGGACGACTTGCAGGCGCTCGCGGATGTGGCCGCCCGTGAATCCCTGTGGTTTCACGTCGATGGCGCGTTCGGTGCGTTGCTCGCACTGGCGCCATCATTGCGCGATCGGTTGCGCGGCATGGAGCGCGCCGACTCCATCGGCTTCGACCTGCACAAGTGGGGATCGATGCCCTTCGAGTGCGCGTGTGTACTGGTGCGAAACGCGGATCTGCACGAAGCGGCCTTCCGGCAGCAGGCGGCCTATCTCGGTCCGATGGCGCGGGGCGTCAGCGCCGGCGGGCAGCGATTCAACGACCGCGGTCTGGACCTGACGCGTGGCTTCAAGGCGCTCAAGGTGTGGATGCAACTGCAGGCCGATGGCGTGGAGAAATTCGGCCGCATCATCGAGCAGAATGTGCGTCAGGTGCAGCGGTTGGTGGCGCTTATCGACAGCCACGCCGAGTTGGAGCGTCTCGCGCCCGCGCCGCTCAATGTGGTGTGTTTTCGCTATCGTCCAGCCGACCAGTCATCGAGTGACGCAGCTCTGGACGCACTGAACACCGAACTGCTGCAGCGCCTGCAAGAGCAAGGCATTGCCACCCCTTCGTCGACCATCATCAACGGACGGTTTGCCCTGCGTGTGGCCCATGTGAATCATCGCACCACGCTGCAGGATATCGATGATCTTGCGGAAGCCGTGGTGATGATCGGGCGGGAAACACACGCGGCGGCCTGATGGTTTCTCAGGAGCCGCCGCGTGGTGAATATCAGTTCTTAGAGCGTGCCGGGTGGGCGGGGCTTGGCGGTGCGTCCAGAACCGCCGCTGGAGCCGCCCGACGAACCGCCGCTGGATGAGCCAGCCGAGCTTCCGCCGGAACTACCGCTGGATCCACCGCTCGACATACCGGAGCGTGGTGCTGCGGATTCGCCGCCACCACCGCCAGTGCGGGTATAACCACGCCCCTTGATGGCGCGCCCCTGTGGCTGCGCGACACCCGGTGGGCCGACGACAATGACCGGACCACCGCCGTAGTAAATGCCACCACCCCACGGTCCGCCGCCCCATGGGCTCAAGCCCATGCCATACGGATAACCGAACCGGTTGGCGAAGCGCAGGCTGTTCATGCCGAACCACGGATTGAACGGATCCCATGCGCCGTAGCCATACTGCCAGCCCATGCCCCATGCACCGCTGCCGCCCGGGCCGTAACAGAAATCATCGTAAAAGCTGCAACGTGACATCCGGTTCGCCGACACCGTGGGTGGCGCTTCGACGATGGCATTGGCCGCGAGACCGCGCTGTGCCATCGCTTCGTTCGGGCGCACCGAAAAAGCCCGCGGATTGGAGACGGCGATCATCATATCGATGACGCGCGGCGGCATACCACGATCAGCCAGGCGCGTGAGTGCCTTGCCGTCGAGATCGAAGCCCGTGCCGAGTTCGGCCAACCAGACTTCGGTGAGCCCCGGCGGTGTCTGTGTGGCGACATCGAGCACCTGCTCGCCATTCACCGGTGCGCCCATGGCCAAACGCAACGACGAGTTGGAGCGGCTACCGGCGGTGAACGAAACGCCCGGTGGCAACGCCGCGCCTTCGTTGTAGCGGAATCGCACCGTGGTGGTGGCTTCATTGCCACCGACCTGCAGGTGCTGCAACTGCAGCCACTCCCCTTCCGGCGTGATGGTCATCATGCCGGTCTCGGTGCGCTGGAGATTCCGCGCGCAGGTGAGATCGGCGCGCATGATCAGGCGTGCGTTGTCGGAGGTCCACGTCGCTTTCTCGGTACCGCGACAATCGTCCACCACCTTTTCCGCCGACGTGCCGGCCGCTGGCAACGTGTTGCGGGAAAGCAGCGAGTCGCGAGAGAACAGCATCACGTCGACACTGCCTGCCACCTGCGTGGATGGCACGACACAGGCCTGCGTGGGCGCGGCCGATTGGGGCATGTCGGTATTGTCGATCGTGCGCCAGCAGCCGATCCATGGCTGAAAACGCGCGTCGACGGGCTGTGCCTGCTGCGCATGCGCCGAGGACATGGGCGAACCACCGAACAGCACCACCGCTGCCAGCAACAGTCCGCCGGACGCTCCACTCACGCGTTGTGTGTTGCGAATCATGGGAACCTCCCGAGTGTCACGAGAATCAGAAACGGAACTGCAGGCCGGCTGTTACGCCGACACCTGACAGGGAGATCGGATCGAACCCACCGAAGTCACCGCCGAGCGACGCGTTGCTGACATCGTATCGCAATTCGGTGATGAGACCGACGGAGCGGTTGACGTTGAACGTCGCTCCTGCCGCGCCGTAGCCCAGCGCGCCCCATCCCGAGGATGTGAGCTTGCTGCTGAACACATCGTTGGTCTCGAAATCGATGAAATCGCCCGACTGCCGGAACTGGTAGTACATGGTGCCGCCGCCGGCCGCCACGTACGGCACGATGCGCGATGGCACCCAGGCCAGCCGGCTGATCTGTCGGCCGGCCGGCAGCAGATTCCACTTGAGCCCGACGGCGAGCGGCACGCGCCGGAAGGTCGTTTGCTGTTCGATGGGCAGATCGTTGTTGTCTACAAAACCGCGGTATTCCGAATTGGCGCGCCGACCGCTGGTGCCACCGCTGAACTGCAGTTCGAGGCGCTGCGAAAGCGGCACCGAGATGTCGGCCATGAACGCCGCGCCAAGGAAGTCGCTGCGGCCCACGGTGAGGTCTTTCGACACGAAGTCGAAGACATCGCTGTTGGCGCTCGGTTGGCCAGCGCCGGCGCGAATGGAGAGAGTGGCCGATGGTCGACGGAAGAGGTACCCGTCTCCACCGCGAGACTGCGCAGACAGCGCTGCAGGAATCATTGCCGCACAGGCCAGAACGAGCCGCCATGTCATCGCCGGGATCTCCGAAGAGGATATGGAACAAATATACCCAAAGGTGCCGGACCAGATCCGCCTCCGGCGCGGTCCGTCCCAATTACCGCTCCGCTTGACCGCGCCGGAGTCCAGAGCTGGCTCGTTAGCCGCCAGCAACATGCCGTTCTCCGTCAGCCAACCGTCAGCGATCTGCGTCGCCGTAACACATTGAATGGAACCCGCCATTTCCCCCGTACCCCACGCCCACTCGATAATTTTCCAACATGGCGTCCCCCACTTCTTCCGGTGAGCCCGCAGCAGGCGCTGTCCACGACCACGCTCACGGGCATTCGCATGGGCACTCCCACGGCGCGCACGCCCACGGCGGGCATGGCCATCATCATGCGCCGGCCTCGTTCGGGCGGGCGTTTGCGATTGGTACCGCGCTCAATCTGGCGTATATCGCGCTCGAGGCGGGATACGGACTGCGTACGGGCTCCATGGCCCTGCTGGCGGATGCCGGCCACAACCTGAGTGATGTGCTCGGATTGCTGTTGGCCTGGGGCGGTGCCACCCTCGCCCAGCGGGCCGCCACCGCGCGCCGCACCTACGGCTTCCGCAGTTCGACCATCCTCGCCGCCCTGGGCAATGCGGTGGCGTTGCTGTTGGCCATCGGCGCCATCGGATGGGAGGCCATCGGGCGGTTCGCCAATCCCGAACCAGTGCCGGGCGGCGTGGTCGCCTGGGTCGCCGCCGTCGGTATCCTCGTGAACGGATTCACGGCGTGGCTCTTTGTCGGTGGACGTGACACGGACCTCAACGTGCGCGGTGCCTATCTGCACATGGTGGCCGATGCGGCCGTTTCCGCAGGTGTGGTGATTGCCGGCATCACGATCGCCTTCACCGGTTGGCAGTGGCTCGATCCCACGATCAGCCTCGTGGTAGTGCTCCTCATTGCGTACGGCACCTGGGGGCTGCTGCGCGAATCGGTGGATCTCGCATTGCAGGCCGTTCCGTCGCATGTCGATCCGACCGCCGTGCGCTCCTACCTGCTCGCACTCCCTGGAGTGACCGGCGTGCACGATCTGCATATCTGGGGCATGAGCACCACCGATACGGCGCTCACCGCACACCTCATTCGTCCCGGCCACGCCGACGATGCCGATGTGTTCCTCTCCGATGTGGCGCACGCCCTGGAAGAGCGATTTGGTATCCGGCACCCCACCATCCAGATCGAACGGGGCACGGGGGCACACCCGTGTCACCATTGCCCGGACGTCGTGGCGACCTCGTGATCCCCTGAAAAACTCAGCGGGTCGTCAGCTTTCGCTCACGACCCGCTGGCTCCGATGTGTCAGGCGCGCCTTACAGATTTGCGCCGTGGCACTTCTTGAATTTCTTGCCCGAACCGCATGGGCAACTGTTGTTGCGCGGCGTCGTTTCCCAGCCCGGTGGCAGTGCACCACCGCCGGCTTCCAGTGAACGAATGGAGCCTGCACCGACAATCGCCGGTGTGCCCCGAGCCAGCAGACGGGCTTCGCCAGCAGTGTCTCCCGCGTCCCCTTCGTCGTCCGCTTCTTCGGTGTCGTCGGACTCGATCGACTCCATCAGCTCTTCGGGCGGCACATCTTCGAGAATACCGAGCGCGTTGTAACGACGCGTGGGCCGCGCGCCTTCGACGCGAGCCACCTCGGTCGGCAGGGGCTCGAACGTCTCCACCGGTGTCTGTTCGAACACCAGTTGTGCCTTGAGGAACCGTTCCGTGAACGTGTGCGCCACATCGTGCATGAGCTCCACGAACATGGTGTACGCGTCCTGCTTGTACTCGACCAGCGGATCCTTCTGTCCCCACGAGCGATAGTGGATCGACGCGCGCAGTTGATCGAGATCATACAGGTGGTCCTTCCACTTCTCGTCGATCACACTGAGCGTCACCAGCGACAACAGGCGACCCGAGAAGCCCTGACCATTTTCATCGGTGACCTGGTCGAGGCTTTCGATCTTCTGGGCAAACGCCTCGTGCACGGCGGCCACGGCCTGCGCTTGTGCGTCTTCGAGCGAGGTGGGACGGTCGTGCTGCACGAACCCAGGCACCTGCAGCATGTAGTGCATCATCAGGTCCTGCTGCACGTACTCGAAATCCCATTCTTCGGGCTTGTCGAACGTCGCCAACGCCTGCTCCACGCGGCGTTGCACACCACGTTCGAGCATCTTCGTGGCTTCACCCTTGAGCTCTTCACCACCTTCGAGTGCAAACGCCCGCAGCGAGTAGATCACCTCACGCTGCTGGTTCATGACGTCATCGTACTCCAGCAGTCGCTTGCGGGACTGGAAGTTCTGGAGTTCGACGCGCTTCTGGGCCTGTTCGATGGAGCGCGTGATGAGCGGATGCGTGAGCACCTCCCCATCCTGCGCGCCCATGCGATCCATCAGGCGGGCGATGCGCTCCGAGCCGAAGAGTCGCATCAGGTCGTCTTCGAGCGACAGGAAGAACTGCGACGCACCCGGATCGCCCTGACGACCCGAGCGACCGCGCAACTGCCGGTCGATACGACGGGATTCATGGCGTTCGGAGCCGATGATGTGCAGACCACCGATCTCCGTGGTATCCACTTCCTTGCCATCGGCATCGTGCACCTTCGACGGACGCGCTTCCGTGGTGCCAGCGCCCAGCTTGATGTCGGTACCGCGGCCGGCCATGTTCGTCGCGATCGTGATACCGCCGCTGCGACCGGCTTCCGCCACGATCTCGGCTTCGCGCTGGTGGTACTTGGCGTTGAGCACGTTGTGCTTGAGCCCCGCACGCGCAAAGAGGCGGGCCAGCGTTTCGGATGCTTCCACGCTCGCCGTACCCACGAGCACCGGATAGCCCAGATCGTGCAGGCGCTTGGTCTCGTCGACGATGGCGTTGTACTTCTCACGCCGCGTCTTGAACACCAGATCCTGACGATCATCACGCTGGATCGGTCGATTGGTCGGAATCACCGACACTTCGAGACCATAGATCTGGTGAAACTCGCCTTCTTCCGTCTCGGCTGTGCCGGTCATGCCGGCCAGCTTCTCGTACATGCGGAAGTAGTTCTGAATGGTGATCGTGGCGAGGGTCTGCGTCTCGCCCTTCACCTGCACACGTTCCTTCGCTTCGACGGCCTGGTGCAGGCCTTCGCTCCACCGACGACCGGGCATCGTACGGCCGGTGAATTCGTCGACGATGAGCACCTGCCCTTCCTGCACCACGTAGTTGACGTCGCGCTCATACAACGCATGGGCACGCAGCAACTGGTGGATGATGTTCAGCCGCTCACTCTTCGTGGCGTACTCGCGCTCGACCAGGTTGCGCTGTTCGAGACGCTCCGCCGGGCTGAGCCCATGATCCTTGTCGATCTGGCCGATCAGCACCGAAATATCCGGCAAGACAAACGTGTCCGGATGATCGGGCGAGAGCCAATCGAGGCCCTGCTCGGTGAGGTGGACCGTGTGGCCCTTCTCGTCGAGCACGTACAGCAGATCGTCTTCGACGGTGCGGAACGCGCGCTTGGACACGGGCAGCTTGCGATCGGCAATCACGTCGAGTTCGACACGCTGCACGAGCTGCTTCACCCCGGATTCCTGCAGCACCTTCATGAGGCGCTTGTTCTTCGGGCCACCCAACTGCGCCTTGTAGAAGTGCAGCGCACCGCCCTGCTGATCACCCGCTTCGAACTGGCGCTCGCCTTCGGCCACCAGCGCATTCACCAGGTCCGACTGACGGCGCACGAGGCGTTCCACCGTCGTGTTGAACTCGGCATACTGCCCGTCACTCTCATTGCCCACCGGGCCCGAGATGATGAGCGGTGTACGGGCTTCGTCGATCAGGATGGAGTCCACTTCGTCGATGATCGCGAAGATGTGCGGACGCTGCACGCGCTGCTCGAGCGAGACCACCATGTTGTCGCGCAGGTAGTCGAAGCCGAACTCATTGTTCGTACCGTACGTGATATCCGACGCGTACACGGCACGACGCTCCCACGAGCCGGGCTCGGTGTCGTCGAGGCATCCGACGGTGAGGCCCAGCCATCCGTACAGGTGCGCCATCCACTGCGAGTCACGACGAGCCAGATAGTTGTTCACCGTGACCAGGTGCGCGCCGCGCCCAGGCAGCGCATTGAGGTACATCGGCAGCGTCGCGACCAGCGTCTTGCCTTCACCGGTGGCCATTTCGGCAATGCGGCCCAGGTGCAACTGAATGCCACCAATGAGCTGCACGTCGTACGGCACCATGTCCCAGGTGAGTTCGTGGCCCGTGACGATGACCTTCGAACCCTTGAGGCGGCGCGCCGCCTCACGCACGGTGGCAAACGCTTCGGGCAACAGCTCGTCGAGCACTTCGGCGATGGTGGAGCGCAGTTCCGCCTCCACACCACCACGTCCGTCGAC contains these protein-coding regions:
- the radC gene encoding RadC family protein; translation: MSHPLPEPTPPGTPTPIGGLRIKELPASERPRERLRALGSQALSTTELIATLLGSGQQGTSAVACAQVVFEQCGGSLGRLAAMPLAALTRIRGVGVARAAAVHAALELGRRMAGEAREAGLPLRGPRDVAAAFAPRLQDAPVEEFHVAILDAQHRLERDVLITRGLLNSSLVHPREVFREAIAERAAAVILVHNHPSGDPTPSAEDRAVTEQLVAAGRLLDIPVHDHIIVGRGRYVSFAEAGLL
- a CDS encoding RelA/SpoT family protein — translated: MIPGFGPGAEGAYDRLDHDLLVRAYKYSDAAHAGQVRHSGEPYVSHCIEVARILADLQLDTATVTSGLLHDIVEDTDITVEDIEREFGSEIAQIVDGLTKIANLPMSSREERQVENYRKLLLSIAKDARVILIKLADRLHNMRTLDWLAPEKRRRIAQETRDLYAPLAHRFGMAKVRWELEDLAFKHLEPDAYKTLARLVAAKRGEREALIAQMREPLEKRLTDAGIADVEVTGRPKHLWSIYKKMQQRDRPYEDIYDLLAIRVIVPNVLECYHALGVIHDGWTPVQERIKDYIAQPKSNGYQSLHTTVFGPGRQLFEIQIRTRDMHRTADFGIAAHWLYKENTKNSDELDRHLAWFRQVLELQLDAETPGEFLEFLKLDLYQDEIFVFTPTGDVIQLPKGATPLDFAFAVHSQVGARCAGAKVNGRIAPLSRELKNSETVEILTNPNAKPSRDWLAHVHTGKARHKIRQLLRLEERSSAMRLGREILERELRRRRLPKVDDDKLQPIAKQLKLKDATHLIASVGAGDLHVLQVLKALHPDLDTTPPETEKVSTFERIVDRVRGTGKGIRIQGADGLLVRYSQCCQPVPGDRVVGYVTRGRGVSIHRGDCPNLLLLAHEPERRLDIDWQEMAGERFVVRLAMEGTDRRGLYADVAAAVSATGTDIKSLELKTTDGRVTGAAMVEVENLAHLERIIKAARRVKGIAVVSRREKITADD
- a CDS encoding HAMP domain-containing methyl-accepting chemotaxis protein; this encodes MRVIVRWFTHLSLRGQLWRTLGLGIAAGAGATLVSLFALKGVARDARALESQAILPLAASGHLQGEVHRVRAAYRDLAYDTTLRTEARAELTRAIVRVDSLYRTVAVTMTASEDRAVLDAFYQRWSAAQPSLASMMDRVAQGQQTEALAVLHGPLKRAMLSVDSSLARVTDRQAYAAVGLAIAADAQVTRSLWLALATLLVGICAASILASLVIGRVSNSLAQVRDRLTSLQQHCMAGLESATSALAVGNLDEQVVARTTPVEISGGDEIAAVASELNATIARAQAGIQSYSRAVVTIRAMLAETGRVVGRARLGDTAARAESDRFAGAFAQLLTDFNQAQDAAREPVVAALAVLERVAERDLSVRVKGEFPGDHARLASAINIAVVNVSDALCKVEVAAEQIASASYQVNGGGQEMAYTMANQAESIEGITRAMQEQTAATARTTETLGQTRELSVEMRGRLHEGTKSMRELSEAMARMRGSAERTAQIVKTIDEISFQTNLLALNAAVEAARAGDAGRGFAVVAGEVRQLAIRAASAARETATLIEETVTTTRESTMISDHVRSQLDVIDADADRVATLVQEVADDCRIQRDQIAQVNEAVARVSEQTQTAAASAEESATAADELDAQAATMRDLVRCFLVQDSKGGARTMARRIPHEAPNHPVRERRDVPAVRKAAPARAAAQPRRPHAAVG